The following are encoded in a window of Gossypium raimondii isolate GPD5lz chromosome 13, ASM2569854v1, whole genome shotgun sequence genomic DNA:
- the LOC105782804 gene encoding putative acyl-activating enzyme 19 isoform X5 — translation MAFPSGEQETLQRKHCCLIHEFYRAASKSPDKIAIIHASPSNPSANEVRIDRELINGGNPPVYKGDRCFTFANLLASVECLSFRICSVLDGADDRYLIKPQTSGDNSNGKHPQSVQMSEASLDFIRGVCQHTDLENMYVPKIVALFMPPSVEYVVSVLSVLKCGEAFLPVDPAWPRDRILSVLDSLDAALVVTCGSSLVKSGSELVDQLDWLLECCSCPIMRFSMEASIEPHKSQSSLAWPCENERKRLFCYLIYTSGSTGKPKGVCGTEEGLLNRFLWMQELYPMQGEELLLFKTSISFIDHLQEFLIAALTACTLVIPPFTELKQNVFSIIDFLQAYSINRLTAVPSLMRMILPAMQSQHDIRISSSLKLLVLSGEVLPLSLWNVLSNLLPKTSILNLYGSTEVSGDCLYFDCKGLPSILEMEKLTSVPIGLPISKCSTVLIGETGNSNVGEICVRGVCVSTGYLFENAIIPLNNAKLHQNSICKCSMVECGGQIYFRTGDFAHLLSSGDLVFLGRKDRTIKVNGQRIALEELEDTLRGLNDVVDASVISQKDQGDNEFIVAFISLKEKVKSAEIVKTSIRNSMINKFPSVMVPSRYVFLESLPMSASGKVDYAQLTDSIFSTSHVKDEIGDIGASNLMQIIKKAICDALMVEDVSDDDDFFMIGGNSITAAHVSHNLGIDMRLLYTFSTPAKLVISLLEKNVLNNTKFGVNDIPESTIEPDKVNRFSFPESETPDPLGSKLQGHLSLMPHERNDDQADQSKRLKVDLNKYYVLEPIDLFCGYPWNSAPMRDSFSFSRCNKVMHEGGQVVNGTWQAQLVEVSRTRTGYMQELWKVNMEACVDASPLVVFNDSDIYLFVGSHSYKFLCINAKSGFIQWETKLQGRVEGSAAIVADFSQVVVGCYDGNIYFLELLNGNICWTFHTSGEEQSFAYRGTKLLFDCPPNILVVQALAPCCYCFLFKPLA, via the exons ATGGCTTTTCCGAGTGGCGAGCAGGAGACGCTGCAGCGTAAGCACTGCTGCTTAATCCATGAATTTTACAGAGCAGCAAGCAAAAGCCCTGACAAAATAGCCATCATCCACGCGTCACCATCTAACCCGTCAGCTAATGAGGTCCGGATTGACAGAGAGTTGATCAACGGTGGGAATCCTCCGGTGTATAAAGGCGACCGGTGTTTCACTTTCGCTAACCTTTTAGCGTCCGTTGAATGTCTCAGTTTTCGTATATGTTCCGTTCTTGATGGTGCTGATGATCGTTACTTGATTAAACCCCAAACCTCAg GTGATAACTCCAATGGCAAGCATCCTCAGTCTGTTCAAATGTCGGAAGCTTCATTGGATTTCATTCGAGGAGTTTGTCAACATACTGACCTTGAGAATATGTATGTACCAAAGATTGTTGCACTTTTTATGCCACCTTCAGTGGAATACGTAGTTTCTGTTCTTTCTGTTTTGAAGTGTGGGGAGGCTTTCTTGCCTGTTGATCCTGCATGGCCGAGAGATAGAATATTGTCGGTTTTGGATTCTTTAGATGCTGCTCTTGTTGTCACTTGTGGATCTTCACTTGTGAAAAGTGGTAGTGAGCTGGTTGATCAATTAGATTGGCTCTTAGAATGCTGCAGTTGTCCTATCATGCGCTTTTCTATGGAGGCAAGTATTGAACCGCATAAAAGTCAATCAAGTCTAGCATGGCCttgtgaaaatgaaagaaaaagattgtTTTGTTATCTAATTTACACTTCAGGATCTACGGGAAAGCCTAAAGGTGTATGTGGCACAGAAGAAG GTCTTTTAAATCGCTTTCTGTGGATGCAAGAATTGTATCCCATGCAAGGAGAGGAACTTTTGTTATTCAAGACATCAATAAGCTTTATTGATCATCTGCAAGAATTTCTTATTGCTGCTCTTACTGCTTGTACGCTGGTCATACCTCCTTTCACTGAGTTAAAACAAAATGTTTTTTCTATCATTGATTTTCTCCAG GCATACAGCATTAATAGGCTCACAGCTGTTCCGTCACTTATGAGGATGATCCTTCCTGCCATGCAAAGTCAACATGATATTCGTATTTCAAGTTCTCTGAAGTTGTTAGTTCTAAGTGGTGAAGTCCTACCCTTATCCTTGTGGAACGTGCTTTCCAATTTGTTACCCAAAACCTCTATTCTGAATTTGTATGGGAGCACAGag GTATCTGGAGattgtttatattttgactGCAAGGGGTTGCCTTCGATTTTGGAGATGGAGAAACTAACAAGTGTTCCAATTGGTTTGCCTATTTCTAAATGCAGTACTGTACTTATTGGTGAAACCGGTAATTCTAATGTCGGAGAAATATGCGTTAGAGGTGTATGTGTTTCTACTGGTTACCTTTTTGAAAATGCTATTATACCTTTGAACAATGCAAAGTTGCACCAGAATTCAATTTGCAAGTGTTCTATGGTGGAGTGTGGAGGTCAGATATATTTTAGGACTGGTGATTTTGCTCACCTGTTATCAAGTGGTGACTTGGTTTTCCTGGGGAGAAAGGACCGTACCATAAAAGTTAATGGCCAACGCATTGCTTTAGAAGAGTTAGAAGATACATTAAGGGGGCTTAATGATGTTGTTGATGCTTCTGTTATTTCTCAAAAGGACCAGGGAGACAATGAATTCATTGTAGCATTCATATCATTAAAAGAGAAGGTAAAGTCTGCTGAAATAGTTAAAACATCCATCAGAAACTCGATGATCAATAAATTTCCTTCAGTGATGGTTCCTAGTAGGTATGTTTTTTTGGAATCATTGCCAATGTCTGCCAGTGGAAAAGTAGACTATGCACAGTTGACAGACTCAATATTCTCCACCAGTCATGTTAAGGATGAGATAGGTGACATTGGGGCTAGCAATCTCATGCAAATTATAAAAAAG GCTATTTGTGACGCTTTAATGGTGGAAGATGTTTCagatgatgatgatttctttATGATAGGTGGTAACTCCATCACTGCAGCACATGTTTCTCATAATCTTGGGATTGATATGAGATTGCTGTATACCTTTTCAACTCCAGCTAAGCTCGTAATTTCCCTCCTAGagaaaaatgtattaaataatacaaaatttggAGTCAATGATATCCCAGAATCAACAATTGAACCAGACAAGGTGAATCGATTTTCTTTTCCTGAATCTGAAACTCCTGATCCCCTTGGCTCAAAGCTACAAGGACATTTGTCATTGATGCCTCATGAAAGGAATGATGATCAAGCTGATCAGTCTAAACGTTTGAAGGtcgatttaaataaatattatgttcTGGAGCCCATTGATTTGTTCTGTGGATATCCATGGAACTCTGCACCAATGCGCGACTCATTTTCATTTAGTCGCTGCAACAAGGTTATGCATGAAGGTGGACAGGTGGTCAATGGTACCTGGCAAGCTCAGTTAGTGGAAGTTTCAAGAACTAGAACAGGATATATGCAAGAACTGTGGAAAGTTAACATGGAGGCATGTGTTGATGCCTCACCACTTGTTGTGTTCAATGATtctgatatttatttatttgttggaTCGCACTCATACAAGTTCCTCTGCATTAACGCCAAAAG TGGTTTTATCCAGTGGGAAACCAAACTGCAAGGACGAGTTGAAGGTTCTGCAGCAATTGTAGCAGACTTCTCTCAG GTGGTTGTAGGTTGCTATGATGGGAACATATATTTTCTTGAGCTTTTAAATGGCAACATCTGTTGGACTTTCCATACATCTGGCGAG GAACAAAGCTTTGCATATCGAGGAACAAAGCTGCTGTTTGATTGTCCCCCTAATATTCTGGTTGTGCAAGCATTGGCGCCTTGCTGTTACTGTTTCTTGTTCAAGCCTTTGGCCTGA